CTCACGGCCCGCGAGCGTCTCCGTCATGCGCAGCGTCCGGCGCACCACGTCGAAGAGGAGCCAGCCGCACGCGACGTGCAGCGCCAGGTTGAAGGCGTGGTATCCCGCGACGTGCAGGCCGCCGAGCGCATAGTTCAGCGCGAGCGTGATCTCGACCAGCGGCCGGTCGCTCGCGAAGAGCTCGCTCGACCACTCGCGGATCCGCAGGTTCTGGACGATCGCGTGGCCGTCGTCGAACACGAACGGCACGCCGAACGTGCGGGCGTAGACGACGACGCCCGCGAGCGCGATCAGCAGCGCCCGGACCGCGTTCACGGCGATGCGCCCCTCGCCGCCTCGCGCTGCACGAAGTCGGCGTATTGCCGCACGGACGGGTCGCGCGGGTACAGGCGCTCGGCGCTCGCCTGCGCCGCGCGCGACTCCGCGGCGCGCCCGAGCAGCCGATAGCTTCCGGCGAGCGCGACGAGCGCGCGCGGCGGCGCCGGCGGCGCGATGCGCTCGAAGGCGCGCGCCGCGCCGGCATAGTCACCCTGCGCGTAGAGGAACGTGCCGTAGTTGGTGAGGATCTCGGTCGACGCCGGCGCGAGGGCGAGCGCGCGCTCGTACGCGGTCCGCGCCTCGGCCGGCGCGCCGGCGCGAAAGTGCGTGTTGGCGAGGTTCATGAGCGTGAGCGACGAGTCCGGCGCGAGCTCGAGCGCGCGGCTCAGGGCCGCGATCGCCGCCGCCTGGTCGCCGCGCATGCTCTCGGCGTTGCCGAGGTTCTCGTAGGCGCGGATGAAGCTCGGGTTCTGCGCGATCGCCCGCCGGTACGCGTCGGCGGCGTCGTCGAACCGGCCCTCGGCGCCGAGCGCGTTCCCGAGGTTGTAGAGCGTGGTCGCGTCGTCGGGCTTGATCGCGAGCGAGCGGTCGAAGGCCGCGCCCGCCTCCGCGAACCGCCCGACCGCGGCGAGCGCGGTCCCGAGCTCGCGGTGGCTGCGCGCCGATCGCGGCGCGTCGCCGGCCATCGTCGCGTAGAAGCGCACGGGGTCGAGCCAGACGCCGTTCCGCTCGATCGCGCGCGCGGCGTAGAGCGCGACGATCACGCCGAGCGCGCCGACGAAGGCCGGCGACCAGCGCGCCGTGACGCGCTCCGCCCCGTCCGCCTGCCCGCCGAGCCGGACGAGACCGGCGGCGACCGCGAGGCAGAAGCCGGCCGAGGGCAGATAGGCGAGCCGTTCCCCCATGATCGTTCCGATCGTGAAGCAGAGGTTCGAGACGACGACGAACGTCAGGGCGAGGATCCCGAGGCCGAGGGTGACGGCCGGCGCGCGCCGGCGCGCCCACCACGCGAGGGCCGCGGCGCCGCCGAGCACCGCGACCGCCGCGAGGAAGCGCGGGTCGAGCGGTGACGTCACCGTCGCGATCTGGTCGTAGGAGTAGTCGGCGGAGAGCCAGAGCGGGAACACCATACGGAACGCGTAGAGCCCGAGCACGGCGACCGCCGTGAGCAGTCGGGGGACCGTCGTCAGGGCGGAGAGCGGGTTGTCGAGGAGATCGGTCGTCGGGGTCACGCGGCCGATGACGGCGCTCCGGACGACGACGAACGCGGCGGCGATCGCGAGCAGCGCCGTGTAGCGCGGCGCGCGACGGCGGAGCAGTTCTGCCACGCTCTCCGGGCGCACGACTGGCGCGCCGCGCCGGTCGACGAGGTCGGCGAGCAGCAGCACCGCCGGCAGCGCGATCGCGTTTTCCTTCGCGCACATCGCGAGGAAGTAGGCGCCGGCCGTCACGATCAGCCACGGCGCGGCGCGGCCGGCCGCCGCGGCGTCCGCCGCGAGCCAGGCGCGCCAGGCGAGGAAGAACCCCGCGGCCGCGAGCAGCTCGGCGCGGCCGACGACGTTCGCGACCGCCTCGGTGTGGATCGGATGGGCGGCGAAGAGAAGCGCCGCCGCGAACGCGGTTCGCGGCGCCATCGTCACGCGCGCGAACACGACGAGCACGAGGGCGCTTACGAGCGCGTGCGCGACGACGTTCACGACGTGGTAGCCGACCGGGACGAGCCCCCAGAGCCCGTGGTCCGCCGCGAACGTGAGCGTCGTGAGCGGCCGCCAGAGCCCGCCGCGCCCGTCCGCCCACCACGAGGGCCGGGTCAGGATGCCGGCGACGTCGGCGTCGCGCACGAACGCGTTGTCGCGAATGGCGTTGACGTCGTCGTAGAGGAGGATCCCGCCGATGGTGTTCGCGTAGACCCCGAGCGCGACACCGGCGACCGCGGCGATCCACGCCCACGGCACGCGCGGGCCGCGCGCCGCCCGCGTCGCGCCGCGCGGCGGCGCGACGGGCTGCGTCTTCGCGCGCGAGCGAGCTCGGGTCACGGAAGCTCAGCGGGCCGCGGCGCGCTGCTCTTCGAGACGGCGCTGCAGCTCCGCGCGCGGGAACAACGCCGAGCACGACACGCCGGGAACCGCCTCCTGCACGCGCGCCAGACCGCCCTCTTCGCGGTCGACCAGGATCACGACCGCGGTGATCGCGTAGCCGGCCTCTCGACAGCG
This genomic stretch from Deltaproteobacteria bacterium harbors:
- a CDS encoding tetratricopeptide repeat protein, whose translation is MTRARSRAKTQPVAPPRGATRAARGPRVPWAWIAAVAGVALGVYANTIGGILLYDDVNAIRDNAFVRDADVAGILTRPSWWADGRGGLWRPLTTLTFAADHGLWGLVPVGYHVVNVVAHALVSALVLVVFARVTMAPRTAFAAALLFAAHPIHTEAVANVVGRAELLAAAGFFLAWRAWLAADAAAAGRAAPWLIVTAGAYFLAMCAKENAIALPAVLLLADLVDRRGAPVVRPESVAELLRRRAPRYTALLAIAAAFVVVRSAVIGRVTPTTDLLDNPLSALTTVPRLLTAVAVLGLYAFRMVFPLWLSADYSYDQIATVTSPLDPRFLAAVAVLGGAAALAWWARRRAPAVTLGLGILALTFVVVSNLCFTIGTIMGERLAYLPSAGFCLAVAAGLVRLGGQADGAERVTARWSPAFVGALGVIVALYAARAIERNGVWLDPVRFYATMAGDAPRSARSHRELGTALAAVGRFAEAGAAFDRSLAIKPDDATTLYNLGNALGAEGRFDDAADAYRRAIAQNPSFIRAYENLGNAESMRGDQAAAIAALSRALELAPDSSLTLMNLANTHFRAGAPAEARTAYERALALAPASTEILTNYGTFLYAQGDYAGAARAFERIAPPAPPRALVALAGSYRLLGRAAESRAAQASAERLYPRDPSVRQYADFVQREAARGASP